AAGCTCTGCTTTTGGTCATAATCTCTAAAAACAGCAAGTCTagcaagaaaaaaatacataccCGCAGGCCCAAGAGTAAACATTTTCCAACGTATTACGCTGTGACAGGACATCCGTCTGCCAGTCCACCCAATTGCTATTTTCCTGGTAAAATAAACGTAAAGAAAGAGATCAGGAACAAGAGATGAAGAGGTTGATACTTTCAACATTTCACATGCAAACAACCCATCAAGAAAATATGCTTGGGAGAAATCAAACAGAGGTTAAACCATAGCAAATTGTTTGACCCTCGGATAGAAATACAGCAGATATACAGAAATATCATACTTATAAATAAAACTCAGAGAACTAAGGATAGCAAATATATTTACTCAAACTGAATATTTTCAAGTccaataaacaaatattttgcaCTTCGTACCTGCATACGCACATGAATGTGTGGCAGTCATCTAAAAAATAAAGTCCATCAGACAGAAGTGTAGAGCATACCTGCAAGTGTGAGTGAATTTCTTCATTGCTATTAGCTAGCTGGAGAAGTTTATTCGAGATACGAGTCAAATGACCAATGCTTCCAATCCTTAGTGGCTTTCTACCCTCTGCGGGGACTGTAGGATGAAGCTGAGACATTACATGTTAACCAAGTTAATAGATAATGATGCCAACCCCAGACGTTAGCAATTAAGTAGCTTCACCTTATCAGAATCAGCATCACTTAATATGGAGTTTTTTTCCGCCTCTAGTATATTCCCAATAAGATTGCACTCGCTGAGAAGATGGTCAAGAAGTTGAGAGTTTTTGCTCTCCAAACATGAGAGAATTACATTCTCCACATGGTGATGTAAAAAATTGTTGTAGGGGTACCTGAAAAAAAAGTGCACCACAGTTTAGCATGCCATCTTGAATACAATCAACTGAGACAATATAATTTCCCACTTACTCGAAGAACAAGTCCAACACTCTTTTCACCACTCCAAGTCGAATTACTTCCTTCTCCGCTGCTTCACTACCGACTGTAAGTAAGACTGAAATAAACTCTACAATCTaggaaaaaagaaacagaagtcAAATTTTCATCTGTTGAACGAATGTATTAcagaatttgaaattataacCATAACAGTGaaaatattcattataattaGATAACAATTCATAGAAATGAGAACAACAAAAGTACCTTTAGTCTGTGTTTTCCAAGAGGTGGTTGCAACTTGCCATAGGTTGTTAACAGAACACCCTCAGCAGATGATACATTCAAAAGCATGAGTAAATCACCTGCATAGTTGAAGCGTATTACACAGTTACTAAAGCAGCCAAGAGACTAACATTACGAacgaaaaataatataaaaagactTATAAAGTTATGAAAGAAAAATGCTATAAATAATAGTCTTGCACATCGTCTCTTTACATCAGGAAAAAGAACACTAAAAGAACCAAGTATTCTTTCTTCCCATAAGAGCAACTACATATGAAATCTAATAAACATCTCGTATATGCTCACCTAGGCTTCCAAGCATTCCCTCCACTGTCTCGGGATTAGTTACCAGGCTTTCATGGGCTAGTTGACGACCATACATATGATAAGTCCCCAATGTAAACCTCTTAGGATCCAGCAGAGAGATGCATACAGATAATGAATTAACCAGAACAGACTTAGGCCGTGAATCTTCTAAAGTATGTTTCAACAACCTTCCAGTGCAACTGCATTAAATTTTACAGGAATCAAAACAATGTCAATAAATCGAAATTTTCAAAAGCACCAGCGACTACATAAAGACAATAGCCAAAGCCGAGAAAAGTGTACCTGGGGCTGGAAAGTTTTGTTGCAAGCCCAGGGGGTGCGTATCTTGCTACAGTACAAAGGATTTCAGCTGCATTGGCATGTACCTCGGGAGAATCCtacaaaatataacaaaaaatatccaaagtatTAGTAAATAACATTGCATGGGAAGatagaataaatatgaaataaggAGGACAGCCATAACCCATAAGACTAGCCCAGTAGCCCATATTATAAGAAAAGTAAGCTATGTACTGAATGGAACTTACCGAGGAGCCGAACTTGTCTACAATCATCTCTAAAACATCCGTATCTTCCACCCATTGCATTGCACTTGTGTAGTTTGAATATAGGTGTTCATCAGTACCGATCAGGCGTTTTAAAACCTGAGCACCAGGAATAAGTTAGAGTCTAGAAACTAGTATTTTACATAAATCTAATAATCTTCAACCTATGGATAGCCCTATACGTACAACCTTCATTGTTTACAGACAATAACAATTGAAGAAGCCACTGGTGTGACaataataattatacaaatCACCATGACGATACGAGAGCAATATTAGCAGTATTGCCGTTATGCTCATCATCAAGACTGGGTCTAGTACTATTGTTGTCATAAACAGAATCATAGGTACTTTGAAGGGGAGGAAAGCATAACATTTTCTTATCCAACTATTCAGAATGTTCTCACGTAGATGTTTAACAAACGTAACACCGAAATCAGAGTTCCTAAAACACAAATAGAAGTGCAGACCAACCTCCATTATAGATGTTATACCAATCAAATCAACAAGCTGGTTCAGTATTTCTTGATGATCCTGGTAGCACGAGAAAGTCAAGGTTAATCATAAATGAATAGTTACTATGAACTCCAGATGGTCAAAAGATGTTTAAATCATTGTTAGCTTGTGTACCAgttatcaaaatataaacaGAGTTACATTAAACAAGTATCCTAATCAAGGAAACAAAACCAACTTACTTTTATGAATTGCATGAAAGGGATCGTCTTTCGCACTAGCAGACAAATGACAACCTAGTAATAGAAGATATAAGAGAGGGCACGTAGAAGAAAATTATATAGAGCCGATGTAAGTGCATGGAAAGCTCTCCATGAGttttctaacaatttaaaatttgtcAGATTGCTAAATACCTTGCTGAAGTATCCGGCAAGCAATGAGTTATGGGTTTCTTTGGCTTCCAGAAATGAAAACAGCAATAACATCAACTGAAAAGGAAGATATCACGAGAGGtaagaaaccctaaaatccGTTTAGAAAGCATAAATATAGGAGAATGTAACAAGGTAAATATCTACCTCTTCATCCTCAACAAGTGTTTTCAGTATCATATCAATCTCACATGTGAAAATTTCACAGGCAATAAAAGGAAACCTGGAACGCatttagaaaaaatatcaaatagcTTATTCATCAAAACAAtcagcaaataaaaaaaaacaatagcaTTTGTCCAAAACATTTACTTGAATGCTCGCTTCTGTTCCCCATCTTCGAGAGGCTCCTCTATTATGTACCTAACCAGTTGTTCCACTTGCACTCTTTCTCTCAAGCTGAAATAAAAGGAGTGTAATAGTCAAGAATGAGCGGCATTTTTAGTGAAAAGAGAACATAGTTAACGACTGGAGGTTTGAAGAATCCACTTATTTTGCCCACAATATTGTATGttgtaaataatgtaaaattcGAAATACGATAGTGGTTGCATAAGAGATTAGAAAAAAATTCCAACCGTTTACAAAGCCAAGCTTTCAAGGTGGATATCATAAGAAGTTACATCCTATTCAGGTAATACATTGAACACCCTAAGGCAATGCATATTCTTATCCTCTCCAAGGAAGGTAATGAAGCAtaaaaagcaagaaaaaaaaagagggaaCATACAAGTTTAAGAGTCGTCCATTGAGGGCTTTGCATTCTTGAATAATTTCATCCTCGTCAAGAAGTTCCTCTAATGTGAAATTATCTTTGTCCAAAATTGCTTCAACCTGCAAACGAAAAGAAGGAGAAGGCATAAGAATATGGCAAGGAAAAGAATGAAGAATATTATGCATAAGTCCCAGCAGAATAGATACACAAGATACATGATAATTATCCCATTCGATCCGAAACATCAAAACTAGGACATATCATTGCCTAGTTAAATTGGTGTCGTTTTGATGGTTAAAAACAGTCTCTATTGGGGAGGATTCCATCATTTAATAACATTCTCTATATCTCATCTCCATTAATACTTGGAACAAGATGGTAGAGAGACAAAGCTCAGATATGATCAAGAATTAGGAACTTGAAGACACTGGTTACTTATAGTCCAAGAAATCAATAACCCCCCCTTCACCTCCAACCTACACGATTCGTGtaaagaaacagaggaagctCCCTATGCGCTAAATCCACCAAGAAGAAACGCATCCAGGATAGCAAGAACCAGCGAAAACTCATTCCACTGATATACATGGccctaacaaaaagaaaaagaggtcAGGGAGAAATAAAACTCACGGCAGAAGCCGTGGACAATCCCGCCATTCGCCAGAACATCTTTCCAGCTCCCGCCTCCACACAGATTCCGATCTTCCAAACCCTAACAACACAAGGGGAGGCCGTTTCTCCCAGAgaaatgaaggagaagaagaagaatcgatTGGAAACAAGTACTCCGAACCCTAGAATCTGTATATCGCTCAAATTCGCAAAAACTCGATCTGAGATTGGGATGAAGAGAACCTTCGATTGCGGGAGGGGTATTTGCTTGCTTGGAGATGGAACAAATCTACTTCACTAAACCATCCTAATTACCGGTTCAAGTTTATATCACCCGGTTCACTAAACCATCTAAATTACCGGTTCAATCTGTCTGTAGGTTTTTCCGGTACATAAAAACCAATGCTTTCTCAGTATTAGAGAGATTCTCTGTTGTGTTGTTGGATTCTATTAGTTTGGTCTTACTAATGTCTTTGTGAATTGTATTGGCAGGTACAACCTGGGATTTTGTTCCAATGGTTGGTCCTCCATCTCCAGTTGAGGAACTTCTTCACAAGATACAACCCTTGACTTTGTACAATTGCGGGCCAAAATAGATTCTATCAACCACCAAAAATGCTGCTCCACAGCTCCTGAGATAGTAAGCCTCAGGTGCAAGTTCCTAGTTGTACAAAGTCATGTAAAACCATGGACTTGACTCTTGAGTTCTATCTGAATAGTCCATAGACTTAACTCTGGAATTCTATCCGAATAGTCAAAAAAGTAAATGCGCTTTGTgtcataggtagccaaatcaattcttatAAACCATTTTCGTCTAATCCACTACCATAAACCCGGGATAGTACACTTGTAGCCAGGACCGAGCTTGAGTAGAAGCTAATGAAGTAGGTGCTTCAGGAAggattagattaattaattttagggACCAATAAAAACATAAGATAGTATTTAGCTTTGGTTACAACCCCTTTTGGATATTTTCAGGTGGTGAATTCAAATCAAATCATTgcattttcattatattttcaCTTATTGAGATaatgagccaaaaaaaaaattatttgtttctgGGCGGTCAATTGTCAAGCCTGACCCTGCTTATAAcctcaatttttatatattatagatttaatttgtttacataatttaaacatGTATCCAAATTCGAATCAAGCACGCAAAAATTCTAATAGAATCAGAACcgagtttttttaaatatatgaatgGTGTGTAAATCTCTAATCCCGGAAACCTTAAACCCGAATAGACTCAAACTGAACCTTTTCGCACActcttattttttatatgttttaatgtttttctttttagttaag
The nucleotide sequence above comes from Brassica napus cultivar Da-Ae chromosome A9, Da-Ae, whole genome shotgun sequence. Encoded proteins:
- the LOC106367272 gene encoding serine/threonine-protein phosphatase 6 regulatory subunit 3 yields the protein MFWRMAGLSTASAVEAILDKDNFTLEELLDEDEIIQECKALNGRLLNFLRERVQVEQLVRYIIEEPLEDGEQKRAFKFPFIACEIFTCEIDMILKTLVEDEELMLLLFSFLEAKETHNSLLAGYFSKVVICLLVRKTIPFMQFIKDHQEILNQLVDLIGITSIMEVLKRLIGTDEHLYSNYTSAMQWVEDTDVLEMIVDKFGSSDSPEVHANAAEILCTVARYAPPGLATKLSSPSCTGRLLKHTLEDSRPKSVLVNSLSVCISLLDPKRFTLGTYHMYGRQLAHESLVTNPETVEGMLGSLGDLLMLLNVSSAEGVLLTTYGKLQPPLGKHRLKIVEFISVLLTVGSEAAEKEVIRLGVVKRVLDLFFEYPYNNFLHHHVENVILSCLESKNSQLLDHLLSECNLIGNILEAEKNSILSDADSDKLHPTVPAEGRKPLRIGSIGHLTRISNKLLQLANSNEEIHSHLQENSNWVDWQTDVLSQRNTLENVYSWACGRPTSLLDRNRDSDDDDYHDRDYDVAALANNLSQAFKYGIYSNDDMDEAQGSMERDDEDVYFDDESAEVVISSLRLGDDQESGSLFTNSNWLAFDDEKAAKERSVSSIASPSAGGDKDGDDNVVIGEADEFSETTASSAAVDMETEDSASKNPSENPSELEAEKSPAWVEWRETSESTAPSSKPDEDTILPSGVVQTEKEDTGDDTDKKSAEENPPTSACGDETTESSSDAASCEAEIAEKLTESSCDASKQAAESHENAQSSEPAIPRETEKSQEAEVDDAKETKEAVKEPEKVV